Part of the Virgibacillus necropolis genome, TTCATGGATTTAATTAAAAAAGGGCATCAACAATTTGTGGTTGCTGATGCCTTATTTCTGATATGCTACTGCTCTTAATGTGCTGGGAAAAAGATCATTTGCAGGATAAAAATAACTCCGAACAAATATAATATCCAATGCACATCTTTCCCTTTACCACTGATCAATTTCAGTAAAGGGTACGTGATAAATCCAATTGAAATTCCTGTTGCAATACTAGATGTTAACGGCATGGTTAAAATAATTGCAAACGCCGGAAATGCTTCATCAAAAGACTTCCAATTAATCCGGGCCAAGCCTTCCATCATAAAGCTTCCGACAATAATTAGTACAGGTGCTGTCATTGCTGGCAAATCAGCGATAGCTCCAATTACTGGGGAGAAAAATATAGATAGTGCAAATAATATCGCCACTACAAGCGATGTTAGACCAGTACGTCCGCCAACCGTTACACCTGAAGTAGACTCAATATATGCCGTTGATGGACTTGTCCCAAACATAGAACCAACTGTCGTAGCAGTTGCATCGGCCATCAGCGCAGATTTTGCACGAGGAAATTTTCCATCCTTCATAAAACCAGCCTGTTCTGCTACCCCAATCATTGTTCCGGTTGTATCAAATATCGTGACAAGTAAAAAAGCAAAAATAATCGTATAAAGACTGTTCGCAAATACACCTCCTATATCCATGTCAAAAAATACTGGTGTAGGTGGTACAGAAGTAAAACCGTTAAAATCAAGTTGGCCGGTAAAAAAACCAATAATACCAGTTATAATCATTCCAATAAATAATGCACCTTTTATGTTTCTTGCCATTAACATTAACGTAATGAACAACCCAGCTAGCGTTAACAATGTAACTGGTTGATGTAAATCACCAAATCCAACCATTGTCGCTTCATTCGGCACTACAATGCCAGACATTTTTAATCCTAGAAAAGCGATAAACAGTCCGATACCAGATGTAATTCCGAATTTTAAGGAAGGAGGAATTGCTTCAATTAATGTTTCGCGTAGCTGCGTTAAACTTAATAACATAAAAATAATACCAGCGATAAACACCGTACCTAAAACAACCTGATATGAGTATCCTTGCGAAGCAACAACACTCGCAAAATATGCATTCATCCCCATTCCGGGCGCAATCGCAATTGGGTAGTTTGAGAAAAATGCCATAAATAATGTTCCAACCACCGCCGATATTACAGTCGCCATAAATACCTGTTCAAACGGTATTCCAGCACCAGAAAGAATTGCTGGGTTAACAACAACAATATAAACCATTGTAAGAAAAGTAGTAAAACCAGCTACAACTTCTGTTCGTATATTTGTATTATTTTGTTTTAATTTAAAGAGTTTATTCATTATGTACACCTTGCTTTCCGAATATAAATAATCAACCTATATCATAATATTCGTTTTTAGCTGTTTTCGCAATAGATTTGATGGAAGTTTTATAGAAACGTTATTCTTCGAGTGACATGCGCATAATTAACCAACCCTCATAGAAGTTATATCCCATGAAAATTTATCCATCAGCTACACTCGTAGTACAATAAAAAAACTCGTTATGGCGCTCAGCCATAACGAGTTTTTATTCCCTTACTATCCTTCTAACAGTAAATCATATGGATCTTCAAGTAGTTGTTTAATACGAACTAAAAATTGTACTGCTTCTTTTCCATCAACAACACGGTGGTCATAGGACAACGCAAGATACATCATTGGACGAACTTCAATCGAATCATCTGGCATTACCATTGCTCGTTTGATGATGTTATGCATTCCAAGAATACCAACCTGTGGAGCGTTTAGAATTGGTGTTGATAACATAGAACCAAATGTCCCGCCGTTTGTGATAGTGAATGTTCCACCTTGTAAATCGTTCATTTGTAATTCTTTATTCTGCGCTTTCTTACCTAAGTTTCCAATCTCACGTTCAACACCTGCAAAATCAAGGCGATCTGCGTCACGAACTACTGGAACTACTAGTCCTTCATCTGTTGATACTGCAATACCAATGTCATAGAATTTTTTCAATACTAGTTCTTTTCCTTGAATTTCTGCGTTAATTAATGGAAATTCCTTCAATGCGCCAACTACTGCTTTTGTGAAAAATGACATAAATCCTAATTTCACATCGTGTTTCTTTAAGAAATTATCTTTCCGTTTACTACGTAAGTTCATAACAGCTGTCATATCTACTTCATTAAAGGTAGTTAACATTGCCGACTCATGTTGAACTTCTACAAGACGTTTTGCAATTGTTTGACGACGACGAGACATTTTAACACGTTCTACCGGCTTATCAAACTCAGTTTTTTCAGAGCTCTTCGATTGTTCCTTTTTAGCTGATTTTTCTTCCTTTTTATCAGAAGATCCCTTAGTTGCTGCATCAACATCTTCAGGACGAATACGGCCCAGTGGATCACGAGGGCTGATTGAGCTTAAATCAATGCCTAACTCACGTGCACGCTTTCTCGCCGCAGGAGATGCAATTACATCTTGCTTACCTTCGTCTGATTTTTCTTCTTTCTTTGGAGATTCTTTTTGTTCCTGTTTAGGTGATTGCTCTTTTTTCTCTTCTTTCGGTTCTTCTTTTGGTGCTTCTTCCTCAGAAGTTTCGCCACCAGCTTCCCCATTCTCATCTACTTTGGCGATAATATCCCCAACTTCAACATCTTCGCCTTCTTCGCTTACGATTTCTACTAGAACACCTGCGAAATCTGAGTTGACTTCCACGTTTACCTTCTCTGTTTCTAATTCAACAACTGGATCGCCTTTTTCAATTTTATCGCCTTTTTTAACTAACCATTCGGCAATAGTTCCTTCTGTAATAGATTCTGCAAGCTCTGGTATCTTAATTTCTTTCACTGGAATCTCCTCCTTCTAACGGTTGTATCGCTTTTTGTACGAGTTGTCTTTGCTCTGTTTTATGCACATTCGGTATGCCGCCAGCTGGAGATGAACGTCTCGGACGGCCAATATAGCGTAATGATTGACCTTCTTGCAATAAATCTCTTAGGAAATCATCAACGAATTCCCAAGCCCCCATATTTTTTGGTTCTTCTTGCACCCAAACAATTTCCTCTATACTAGGTAGCTCTTTTAATTCTTTCTCTAGTTCCTTTGCAGGGAAAGGATAAATTTGCTCAAGACGCAGCGCTCGT contains:
- the odhB gene encoding 2-oxoglutarate dehydrogenase complex dihydrolipoyllysine-residue succinyltransferase — protein: MKEIKIPELAESITEGTIAEWLVKKGDKIEKGDPVVELETEKVNVEVNSDFAGVLVEIVSEEGEDVEVGDIIAKVDENGEAGGETSEEEAPKEEPKEEKKEQSPKQEQKESPKKEEKSDEGKQDVIASPAARKRARELGIDLSSISPRDPLGRIRPEDVDAATKGSSDKKEEKSAKKEQSKSSEKTEFDKPVERVKMSRRRQTIAKRLVEVQHESAMLTTFNEVDMTAVMNLRSKRKDNFLKKHDVKLGFMSFFTKAVVGALKEFPLINAEIQGKELVLKKFYDIGIAVSTDEGLVVPVVRDADRLDFAGVEREIGNLGKKAQNKELQMNDLQGGTFTITNGGTFGSMLSTPILNAPQVGILGMHNIIKRAMVMPDDSIEVRPMMYLALSYDHRVVDGKEAVQFLVRIKQLLEDPYDLLLEG
- a CDS encoding NCS2 family permease, translating into MNKLFKLKQNNTNIRTEVVAGFTTFLTMVYIVVVNPAILSGAGIPFEQVFMATVISAVVGTLFMAFFSNYPIAIAPGMGMNAYFASVVASQGYSYQVVLGTVFIAGIIFMLLSLTQLRETLIEAIPPSLKFGITSGIGLFIAFLGLKMSGIVVPNEATMVGFGDLHQPVTLLTLAGLFITLMLMARNIKGALFIGMIITGIIGFFTGQLDFNGFTSVPPTPVFFDMDIGGVFANSLYTIIFAFLLVTIFDTTGTMIGVAEQAGFMKDGKFPRAKSALMADATATTVGSMFGTSPSTAYIESTSGVTVGGRTGLTSLVVAILFALSIFFSPVIGAIADLPAMTAPVLIIVGSFMMEGLARINWKSFDEAFPAFAIILTMPLTSSIATGISIGFITYPLLKLISGKGKDVHWILYLFGVIFILQMIFFPAH